The following proteins come from a genomic window of Chlamydiales bacterium:
- a CDS encoding cyclic nucleotide-binding domain-containing protein — protein MKLNLIDKAFILKKTLIFGALDLELLLTISNHLEIVNHKKSEKIFQSDQQSRYTYLIVNGKVLIEDKRGNYLAELDSGEFFGDESLFNEKPRAYEAISKTPLTLLTLSYSHLISIINECPTVAIALLKAYNQHIDFRKR, from the coding sequence ATGAAGTTAAATTTGATTGACAAAGCATTCATATTGAAAAAAACTTTGATTTTTGGTGCATTAGATTTAGAATTGCTGTTAACTATTTCAAATCATTTAGAGATAGTTAATCATAAGAAATCTGAAAAGATTTTTCAATCTGATCAACAAAGCCGCTACACTTATCTTATTGTGAATGGAAAGGTTTTAATAGAAGATAAAAGAGGAAACTATCTTGCTGAGCTAGATTCAGGAGAATTTTTTGGAGATGAGTCTCTGTTTAATGAAAAACCACGAGCTTATGAAGCTATTTCTAAAACTCCCTTGACTCTACTTACTCTTTCTTACTCTCATTTGATCAGTATCATCAACGAATGCCCAACAGTGGCAATCGCCTTACTTAAAGCCTATAATCAACATATAGATTTTCGAAAGAGGTAA
- the acpP gene encoding acyl carrier protein, translated as MSLEKEVTDIVVEQLGVDQQDVTPEKSFIEDLNADSLDLTELIMTFEERFGFEISEEEAEKLKTVGDVINYIGKKQKDS; from the coding sequence ATGTCACTGGAAAAAGAAGTTACTGATATTGTTGTTGAACAACTTGGTGTTGATCAGCAAGATGTGACTCCGGAAAAGTCTTTTATTGAAGATCTTAATGCAGATAGTTTAGATCTTACAGAATTAATTATGACTTTTGAGGAGCGTTTTGGTTTTGAAATTTCTGAAGAAGAAGCTGAAAAACTCAAAACTGTAGGAGATGTAATTAACTACATTGGAAAAAAACAAAAAGATTCATAG
- the fabG gene encoding 3-oxoacyl-ACP reductase FabG — MELLSEQTAIVTGGTRGIGSKIVSSFIEHGASVAFFGTDEVRGSQILKDFQKKAKKDQKIAFYKVNVSNYQEVESSITQVYEDFNHVEILVNNAGITRDSLLIRLSENDWQEVINTNLNSVYNTCRSLVRRMMKVRRGKIINIGSIVGLIGNAGQTNYAASKAGMIGFTKSLAKEVSRWNISVNCIAPGFIETDMTKTIQEKQREAILNQIPMHKFGRPEDIGNAALFLASSMADYITGEVLTVDGGMAMS, encoded by the coding sequence ATGGAGCTACTTTCTGAACAAACAGCGATTGTCACAGGAGGAACACGTGGAATTGGTAGTAAGATTGTCAGCTCTTTCATTGAGCATGGAGCTTCTGTTGCATTTTTTGGAACAGATGAAGTGCGGGGGTCTCAAATACTAAAAGATTTTCAAAAAAAAGCTAAAAAAGATCAGAAAATTGCTTTTTATAAAGTAAATGTTTCTAATTATCAAGAGGTCGAGTCTTCTATTACACAAGTTTATGAAGATTTTAACCATGTGGAGATTTTGGTAAATAATGCGGGGATTACTCGTGATAGTTTATTGATCCGTCTTTCAGAGAATGATTGGCAAGAGGTCATAAATACAAATTTAAACTCGGTCTATAACACTTGTCGTTCTTTAGTCCGTCGAATGATGAAGGTCCGAAGAGGTAAAATTATCAATATTGGCTCTATTGTTGGATTGATTGGGAATGCAGGCCAAACGAATTATGCTGCTTCAAAAGCAGGGATGATTGGTTTTACTAAGTCTCTTGCTAAAGAAGTAAGTAGATGGAATATATCAGTTAATTGTATTGCACCCGGTTTTATTGAAACCGATATGACGAAGACAATTCAGGAAAAGCAAAGAGAAGCGATCCTTAATCAAATTCCGATGCATAAATTTGGTCGACCTGAAGATATAGGCAATGCAGCACTTTTTTTAGCTAGTTCAATGGCTGACTATATTACAGGAGAAGTATTAACCGTTGATGGTGGAATGGCAATGTCATAA
- the fabD gene encoding ACP S-malonyltransferase has product MKNIAFLFPGQGSQIVGMGQDFYKTYTQAREVFQEGDEQLNRCLSKIVFEGPSDQLTETSNSQTGIYLLSIAILRVLQKEFPHLKPSVCAGLSLGEYTALTASNYLPFSTCLSLVQFRGEVMHEACEKTRGTMAALFGLSAKEIKEMVSQLDLPDDLWIANFNCPGQTVISGTHKGVKAGIEAAKARGAKRTVLLNVHGAFHSGLMALAQEKLQKKIQEISIFESSIDLVMNVPGDYVSDRDEMRRYLIQQVTSPIYWEQGIQKMMPKIAYFIEIGCGKTLTGINKQIGVSVPTIPINKIEDLEKLALIELDS; this is encoded by the coding sequence ATGAAAAACATCGCTTTTCTTTTTCCTGGACAAGGATCTCAAATTGTAGGAATGGGACAAGATTTTTACAAAACTTATACTCAAGCAAGAGAGGTTTTTCAGGAAGGCGATGAACAGTTAAATCGTTGTCTTTCTAAGATTGTATTTGAAGGACCGAGTGATCAACTTACTGAAACGTCCAATAGTCAAACTGGGATTTACCTTTTAAGTATAGCCATTCTAAGAGTTCTTCAAAAAGAATTTCCTCATCTTAAACCTTCTGTCTGTGCTGGTTTGAGTTTAGGGGAATATACTGCACTTACAGCGAGTAACTATCTTCCTTTTTCCACATGTTTGTCATTGGTGCAGTTTCGTGGTGAGGTGATGCATGAGGCATGTGAAAAAACTCGTGGAACCATGGCGGCTCTTTTTGGTCTCTCAGCTAAGGAGATTAAAGAGATGGTCTCTCAGCTAGATTTACCTGATGATCTTTGGATAGCAAATTTTAATTGTCCAGGTCAAACAGTAATTTCTGGAACTCATAAAGGAGTAAAAGCTGGCATTGAAGCTGCAAAGGCCAGAGGGGCAAAAAGAACGGTACTACTTAATGTTCATGGTGCATTTCACAGTGGATTAATGGCGTTAGCCCAGGAAAAATTACAAAAAAAAATCCAAGAAATTTCTATTTTTGAGAGTTCAATTGACCTCGTAATGAATGTTCCTGGCGATTATGTTTCAGATAGGGATGAAATGCGTAGGTATTTAATCCAACAGGTCACTTCCCCTATTTACTGGGAGCAGGGGATTCAAAAAATGATGCCTAAGATTGCTTATTTCATAGAAATTGGATGTGGTAAGACTCTAACAGGAATCAATAAACAAATTGGGGTCTCAGTACCAACGATACCGATTAATAAAATTGAAGATTTAGAAAAACTGGCTTTAATTGAGCTTGATTCTTAA
- a CDS encoding beta-ketoacyl-ACP synthase III: protein MVKTKARIIGTGSYLPEHILNNEDLEKLVDTSDEWIYSRTGIKERRIASYDEYSSDMGLKAAKAALKIAKKNPTEIDLILVATISPDYIFPSTAALIQNMLGAHQAAAFDFQAACTGYLYGLVMAKGFIDSGIYRNILLIASEKLSSFVNYKDRNTCVLFGDGASASVISDHGEGYEIMESSLGADGELAQLLILPAGGCRIPASPDTIAQHQHFIMMEGKEVFKHAVRRMENAAKDCLERANMHEDEIDWLVPHQANARIIDAIARRFGVNESKVFKTVHKYGNTSASAVAIAFDELIRERTIESGECILLVAFGAGFTWGATILKKI, encoded by the coding sequence ATTGTGAAGACAAAAGCCCGCATTATTGGGACAGGTTCTTATTTACCTGAACACATTTTAAATAATGAAGATTTAGAAAAACTAGTCGATACTTCTGATGAGTGGATTTATTCAAGAACGGGGATAAAGGAAAGACGTATTGCTAGCTATGATGAATACAGCTCTGATATGGGTCTAAAAGCAGCAAAAGCTGCTCTTAAAATAGCTAAGAAAAATCCCACAGAGATTGATCTTATCTTGGTTGCTACAATCTCACCTGATTATATATTTCCAAGTACAGCCGCCTTGATTCAGAACATGTTAGGAGCGCATCAAGCGGCTGCTTTTGATTTTCAAGCAGCTTGTACGGGTTATCTCTATGGATTGGTGATGGCGAAAGGTTTTATTGATTCTGGTATCTATAGGAATATTTTGTTGATTGCTTCTGAAAAACTTTCTTCCTTTGTCAACTATAAAGATCGAAATACTTGTGTTTTGTTTGGTGATGGTGCCTCTGCTTCAGTTATTAGTGATCATGGAGAGGGATATGAAATTATGGAATCGTCTCTTGGTGCTGATGGGGAGCTGGCTCAACTTCTTATACTTCCAGCCGGAGGCTGTCGTATACCAGCTTCACCAGATACGATTGCTCAACATCAACATTTTATCATGATGGAAGGTAAAGAGGTTTTCAAACATGCTGTTCGTAGAATGGAGAATGCAGCAAAAGATTGTTTAGAACGAGCAAATATGCATGAAGATGAGATCGATTGGCTTGTTCCTCATCAAGCTAATGCAAGGATTATTGATGCGATTGCTCGAAGATTTGGAGTCAATGAGTCGAAGGTTTTTAAGACAGTGCATAAATATGGGAATACCTCTGCTTCAGCTGTTGCAATTGCTTTTGATGAATTAATTAGAGAAAGAACTATCGAAAGTGGAGAATGTATTCTTTTAGTTGCTTTTGGTGCAGGATTTACTTGGGGAGCAACAATTTTAAAAAAAATATAA
- the recR gene encoding recombination mediator RecR, whose amino-acid sequence MHYPKPLSQLIAIFQKLPGVGIKTAERFAFHVLNWPEEKLADMASIIKNIKKNISHCLECGSLVEEGNKCTICYNKNRNSKTLCIVASVKDVFLIEETREYTGLYHVLGTLFSPIHGLAPSKKTIDKLKARIVEMEIREIIIALDATLEGDATSLYLKKELTNFSLSVSRLALGLPMGSSLDFIDGGTLARAFSGRHAY is encoded by the coding sequence ATGCACTATCCCAAGCCTCTTTCGCAACTGATAGCAATTTTCCAAAAACTCCCAGGAGTAGGAATAAAAACAGCTGAAAGATTTGCTTTTCATGTTCTAAATTGGCCCGAAGAGAAGTTGGCTGATATGGCCTCAATAATTAAAAACATAAAAAAAAATATTAGTCACTGCCTTGAATGTGGGAGTTTGGTTGAAGAGGGAAATAAGTGCACAATATGTTACAATAAGAATAGAAACTCAAAAACTTTATGCATTGTTGCTTCAGTTAAAGATGTTTTTTTAATTGAGGAAACAAGAGAATATACCGGGCTTTATCATGTTCTTGGAACACTTTTTTCACCAATTCATGGTCTAGCACCTTCTAAAAAAACCATTGATAAACTTAAAGCTCGTATCGTTGAAATGGAGATTCGTGAAATCATTATTGCCTTAGATGCAACTTTAGAAGGAGATGCAACTTCTCTTTACTTAAAAAAAGAATTAACAAATTTCTCTCTTTCTGTTTCTCGTCTTGCTCTTGGGTTGCCAATGGGTAGTTCTCTTGACTTTATTGATGGAGGCACATTAGCGCGCGCCTTTTCTGGTAGGCATGCATATTAA